In Planococcus sp. MB-3u-03, the DNA window TTGCGTGATGTAGATGGTCATCGACATCCTGCCCGCTTTGACTAGCGGCGATAGAGCCTTCATGAATTTCAGATTCAGCGACAATAAGGCAATGATTCCGGCATAACCGATCGAAACAAGCGGCCCGCCGAACATCTCCTGGACATACTGATAGGCATAATTCTTATCGAAGAGGTACGGGGTCGATTTCAGCAGCAACCCGACTGTAAGCGACCCGACAGCAAGCATGAGCCAGGTCTTTTTCTTGGCAGCTGCTTGTTCGATCATCCGCCATTTCGCCGCTGCCGCCCCGATCATCATGAGTGGCAGAATGGTGACAGTCAAGATGATGAAGCTAAACGGATTATTGACATAATACCAATCCGTTAAACGCCGGCTGAATATTTCAGCGAAATTGCCCGATTGATAGGCAGCTACCGATTGCTCGGCTTCCTGATAGCCGATATAGATGTTCGGGTCGACCATGACCGCTAAAAACATGATGACGGTAAACATTAGATGCGGAAGCGTATACAGCAAGACCCCAAGGCCAAGAAGCCAAGCGGGCGAAAGCCGCAGCATTCCGATCAATAATAAGCCCATGAGCGCATAAGTGATCAAAATATCCCCATACCAGATTAAAAAGGCATGGACGATCCCGAATGCCAGCAAGATCAATAAACGCTTGACGGCAACTGGCATAAACGGCTGCCCATAATCTTGGGCGCGCAAAAATTGCATCATCAGCCCATAGCCGAACAGCATCGAGAATAACGGATAAAAACTTGCCTGGACGAAAATGTCCAAACCGGTGAAAATGGTTTGATCCATATTTCCGCTGAACCATTTATACGGATCGATATAACTTAAAGGCGTGTGGAAGGCCAGCATATTGATGAGCAGGATTCCGAATAATGAAAATCCCCTCATCAAATCGATGGCGTCCACCCGTTCACGTAAAGAGATCGGCTGTAATTTCAAAATAATCCTCCTAGACTTCCACTTCTTCATTTGTCGAGAATAAATACAAGACACGCTGTTTTATCGCAATGCGCAAAATCGCTTCCACCGCTTCTTGGTAAACCGATAATTGGATGGAATAGCGCTCTTTCATGGCCGATTGGACATTGGCCATCCCGCGGGTTTGATCCGTTTTATAATCGAGCAGGATCCATTCCCCGTCTTCCTTGAACAGGCAATCGACGATCCCTTGGACGATCTGATGGTCGCCGTCTTCATCAGCACGTGCATACGTGAAAGGAACTTCCCGTCTGACATCCTCGGCGTTCATCAGGCGCTGTGCAATCGTACTATGGAAAAAAGCTTCGACTTGTTCAGCTTTGACAGCCTGCGCTTCTTCCTTCGTAAGAATTTCCCGTCCTGTCAACTCGTCGAGAAATTGACGGATCTCCTCTACATCCATCTGCCGATCAAGTGGCAAATGCTGCATGACGGTATGCACTGCCGTACCGATATCTGCAGCTGACAGTTTGCGGTCCATCAGGAAATCCGGGCGATGCGGCGCTTTCTTTTGTGCTTTCGGTTGATAGTTCTGGATGAACGATTCCGGCTCATCCGAACGCTGCAATAACTGCAGCCTCTTCATTTC includes these proteins:
- a CDS encoding DUF418 domain-containing protein → MKLQPISLRERVDAIDLMRGFSLFGILLINMLAFHTPLSYIDPYKWFSGNMDQTIFTGLDIFVQASFYPLFSMLFGYGLMMQFLRAQDYGQPFMPVAVKRLLILLAFGIVHAFLIWYGDILITYALMGLLLIGMLRLSPAWLLGLGVLLYTLPHLMFTVIMFLAVMVDPNIYIGYQEAEQSVAAYQSGNFAEIFSRRLTDWYYVNNPFSFIILTVTILPLMMIGAAAAKWRMIEQAAAKKKTWLMLAVGSLTVGLLLKSTPYLFDKNYAYQYVQEMFGGPLVSIGYAGIIALLSLNLKFMKALSPLVKAGRMSMTIYITQSIIATSIFYSFGLGLYGQVDLLTGTLIAVGIFVVQLIFAELWFSKFKRGPIEMVWRRWTYGNNFEKSNNSKR